In the genome of Candidatus Thorarchaeota archaeon, one region contains:
- a CDS encoding L-2-amino-thiazoline-4-carboxylic acid hydrolase, with the protein MSNLTINGYAKYVPYVCLADYALARSVGFGMIRTQTISNGAPKCDFRFRKDFITPSGFPPDSLEEFKATE; encoded by the coding sequence ATGTCAAACTTAACAATCAACGGCTATGCAAAATATGTACCATATGTCTGTCTCGCAGATTATGCATTAGCACGGTCTGTGGGATTTGGGATGATAAGAACACAAACAATATCTAACGGCGCTCCGAAATGCGATTTTAGATTTAGAAAAGATTTCATAACACCATCGGGGTTTCCTCCAGATAGCCTAGAAGAATTCAAAGCAACCGAATAA
- a CDS encoding PAS domain-containing protein yields MEVEPSLNTQIIKILGDNPIGLTISDISRIIGVSRNTVSKYVQTLEAREEIAHKEVGSAKLFYLASRVKKTRLIDVFPIPLVVVDAKLTIIKSNQSFQLLVGRPNEEIEGQTITEFITRPNKKEMKKVLKECIVNQTPLSMITMKVDKYTYETFLIPVRLENGQIGISIQCIIPLDTHNQLFNNEIKELMTSVIDTFPVFFAIIDATTKQVLIVNDSEHSIYPLKNSDHRHNQNQSIITEDQIQDVVDDIDLLTPFTLAISITLQFKEKFETLTVRRVNRKNTNLLIIHGEYYESSDQQKNSDDVVLQLIDTMLSIIQDRTNTHDSEDNMLREISQIITKIHSEILITGTIDWENSILKLKYVKLPDAWKEMDTKRAKGRGSREEHVLTDQPAKAHHIFMRKASKMIDPTLKKQLEKNQAEIQSAIITKIVRDGKVLFSLAGKFTNKGLTATEITYMKIMSSFGSCSRLFQAI; encoded by the coding sequence ATGGAAGTCGAACCATCGCTCAATACTCAAATAATAAAGATACTTGGTGATAATCCGATAGGATTAACTATCAGCGATATATCTAGGATAATCGGCGTTAGCAGAAATACAGTTTCAAAATATGTACAGACTCTGGAAGCACGAGAAGAAATTGCTCATAAGGAGGTAGGATCGGCCAAGTTATTTTATCTTGCGTCCCGGGTGAAAAAGACTCGACTTATAGATGTTTTTCCAATACCATTGGTTGTGGTTGATGCAAAGCTTACCATTATTAAATCAAATCAATCATTTCAACTCTTAGTAGGCCGTCCTAATGAGGAAATAGAAGGCCAGACAATTACAGAGTTTATAACAAGACCAAATAAAAAAGAAATGAAAAAAGTGTTAAAAGAATGCATAGTGAATCAAACACCACTTTCAATGATAACCATGAAAGTCGACAAATATACCTATGAAACGTTTCTCATTCCGGTCAGATTAGAGAACGGACAGATAGGAATCTCAATTCAGTGTATTATTCCGCTGGATACACACAATCAGTTGTTCAATAACGAAATCAAGGAACTCATGACATCTGTCATAGACACATTTCCAGTGTTTTTTGCCATAATTGATGCAACAACGAAACAAGTCCTCATTGTTAATGACAGTGAACATTCAATCTATCCCTTAAAGAATTCGGATCACAGGCACAACCAAAATCAATCAATAATTACTGAAGATCAGATACAAGATGTTGTTGACGACATAGATTTGTTAACCCCGTTCACACTTGCAATATCTATCACGCTTCAGTTCAAAGAAAAATTTGAAACACTAACAGTACGTAGAGTAAATCGGAAGAACACCAATCTCCTAATAATCCATGGCGAGTATTACGAAAGTAGTGATCAACAGAAGAATTCCGACGATGTAGTATTACAACTGATCGATACAATGTTATCGATCATTCAAGATAGAACCAACACGCATGACTCTGAAGATAATATGCTAAGAGAAATTTCACAAATCATAACAAAGATCCACAGTGAAATATTGATAACTGGCACTATTGACTGGGAGAATAGCATCCTAAAGTTGAAGTATGTAAAACTGCCTGATGCATGGAAAGAAATGGACACAAAGAGGGCCAAAGGGAGAGGCAGTAGAGAAGAACATGTGTTAACAGATCAACCTGCAAAAGCACATCATATATTCATGAGAAAAGCATCAAAAATGATAGATCCAACTTTAAAGAAGCAATTAGAAAAAAATCAAGCAGAAATCCAATCAGCAATTATTACAAAAATAGTCAGAGATGGAAAGGTACTGTTCTCGCTTGCTGGAAAGTTTACTAATAAGGGATTGACAGCAACAGAAATCACTTACATGAAAATTATGTCTTCATTTGGGTCATGCTCTAGACTATTTCAAGCGATATAA
- a CDS encoding GNAT family N-acetyltransferase: MRRLVTKMLEDLQVDGYAVSCLYPFKDTFYRALV, encoded by the coding sequence GTGCGACGGCTTGTCACCAAGATGCTTGAAGACCTGCAAGTAGATGGTTATGCTGTCAGTTGTCTGTATCCTTTCAAGGACACGTTCTATAGGGCATTAGTCTAG
- a CDS encoding HAMP domain-containing histidine kinase — protein sequence MSNIRKYQLATPMMIKYRFHWLEKIIEKTRIWKRALSSIIKKSPFSEHQDNSIRLHPSYTTPIISQQILDKVSEPILVINANTLTVIMANDSAKNKGIAEGGSLRNNEKWNEIFNYENYRFFDLINTGYTGTLELTRIDNFGHIRYETIDIYPIRSDNKTKRLVALRITDQTEIKEVLKQLKSARKQAKMHLDIMRHDLINIFQIITSSTELLAHNKENNESCSNILEIINDSVNRAVNLIRKIQWFDTNKDENVELVSIQDALDFAIERIYHNYRDTQLQILINSTKVDYQINAQISEAFFDIIENSIVHNTAKNRTVWINLHYTRDQIIIEISDNGPGLSEGMKQSVLDSEKRISGTGLHHAVEIITSLGGTIQIGDRISGNPSEGLKVTFTLPKLTKGRVLNQFFKASS from the coding sequence ATGAGCAATATTCGAAAATACCAGCTTGCAACGCCCATGATGATCAAGTATAGATTCCATTGGTTAGAAAAAATAATTGAGAAGACTAGAATATGGAAGAGAGCACTATCAAGTATAATTAAAAAGTCCCCGTTTTCAGAACACCAAGACAACTCAATCAGATTGCATCCGTCTTACACGACACCTATCATTTCACAACAGATACTGGATAAAGTTTCAGAACCTATTCTTGTCATCAATGCGAACACACTTACCGTCATTATGGCAAATGATTCCGCAAAAAACAAAGGGATTGCAGAAGGCGGGTCTCTAAGAAACAATGAAAAATGGAACGAAATTTTTAATTACGAAAACTATAGATTTTTTGATTTGATTAACACAGGGTATACGGGAACATTAGAATTAACTCGGATTGATAATTTCGGCCACATTAGGTATGAAACAATTGATATCTATCCAATCAGATCTGACAACAAAACTAAACGGCTAGTTGCACTAAGGATAACGGATCAGACTGAAATAAAAGAAGTGCTAAAACAATTAAAATCAGCACGAAAGCAAGCTAAGATGCATCTTGATATTATGCGTCATGACTTGATCAATATATTTCAAATTATTACTTCATCTACAGAATTATTAGCCCATAACAAAGAAAATAATGAATCGTGCTCAAATATTCTAGAGATCATTAATGATTCTGTTAATCGTGCGGTAAATTTAATCCGCAAAATACAGTGGTTTGACACAAACAAAGATGAAAATGTTGAATTGGTTTCAATCCAAGATGCATTAGATTTTGCAATTGAGAGAATATATCATAACTATAGAGATACCCAGCTACAGATTTTAATTAACAGTACGAAAGTTGATTATCAAATTAATGCACAAATATCAGAGGCCTTTTTTGATATTATTGAAAATTCGATTGTCCACAACACAGCCAAGAATCGAACTGTATGGATCAATCTTCATTATACTCGTGACCAAATCATTATAGAGATATCTGATAATGGCCCAGGACTTTCTGAAGGTATGAAACAGTCAGTATTAGATTCTGAGAAAAGGATAAGTGGCACAGGACTTCATCATGCCGTTGAGATCATTACAAGCTTGGGTGGAACTATTCAGATAGGGGATCGGATTTCAGGCAACCCTTCTGAAGGCCTGAAGGTCACATTTACTCTCCCAAAATTAACAAAGGGTCGAGTCTTGAATCAATTCTTTAAAGCATCTAGTTAA
- a CDS encoding ferredoxin family protein — translation MDSEKCNGCGICVDVCPMVIPELNKDLRKVVLAHPEMCVNCRACVFRCPTQALFLEPETEAARLALERLQSKQQ, via the coding sequence TTGGATTCTGAGAAGTGCAATGGCTGTGGCATCTGTGTGGATGTATGTCCAATGGTAATTCCCGAACTCAACAAGGATCTCAGAAAGGTGGTTCTTGCACATCCTGAGATGTGTGTGAATTGCAGAGCGTGCGTGTTCAGATGTCCCACACAAGCCTTGTTTCTTGAACCTGAGACCGAGGCTGCAAGACTGGCACTGGAACGACTTCAATCAAAACAGCAATAA
- a CDS encoding roadblock/LC7 domain-containing protein, protein MSSKTRKLVDILNQLVTSSEIDGAALVSSKGQLMASVLQKDVDEKAIAAMAAALTSIGTRVGMTLKGGEPKNIVIEGISKIILVRTLDKASVIATAPADSKIGMLDFELGKVLKEISSVL, encoded by the coding sequence ATGAGTTCAAAGACAAGAAAACTTGTTGATATACTAAACCAATTAGTGACTTCAAGCGAAATCGACGGCGCAGCACTTGTCAGTTCAAAGGGCCAGTTAATGGCCTCAGTGCTGCAAAAAGATGTAGACGAAAAAGCAATTGCAGCTATGGCTGCTGCTCTGACATCCATAGGTACGAGAGTCGGTATGACACTGAAAGGTGGAGAGCCAAAAAATATTGTGATCGAGGGGATTTCGAAGATAATCCTTGTGAGAACATTAGATAAAGCGTCAGTCATCGCAACAGCGCCCGCAGATTCCAAGATAGGGATGCTGGATTTTGAGTTAGGGAAGGTCTTGAAGGAGATTTCAAGCGTTCTTTAA
- a CDS encoding GNAT family N-acetyltransferase: MIRHGTPEDADEFVDLALYAYGFPETRRARIKSVFAGVFREFECVEIDGHPVAIARMIPFEQNVRGSWKKMGGLAMVASAPEH; encoded by the coding sequence TTGATACGACATGGGACTCCAGAGGATGCCGATGAATTTGTGGACCTTGCTCTATATGCATATGGATTTCCCGAGACTCGACGTGCGCGGATCAAATCGGTCTTTGCTGGTGTATTTCGAGAATTCGAATGTGTTGAGATTGATGGTCATCCCGTTGCGATTGCACGTATGATCCCCTTTGAACAGAATGTACGCGGTAGTTGGAAAAAGATGGGCGGTCTTGCTATGGTCGCCAGCGCACCCGAACACTGA
- a CDS encoding cupin domain-containing protein, whose protein sequence is MFVKRLADCKEIVAGDETRLREILNPLHGDDLQIDYSLAHAIVGPGQSTRPHLLKTSSEVYYILQGEGIMTINGERKRVKSGDTVYIPPAAKQFINNTGKENLVFVCMVSPPWHSEDEVILDE, encoded by the coding sequence ATGTTCGTAAAACGACTTGCTGACTGTAAGGAGATCGTAGCTGGTGATGAGACCCGCCTGCGGGAGATTCTAAATCCTCTCCACGGCGACGACCTTCAGATCGACTATAGTCTGGCCCATGCGATTGTCGGTCCCGGACAGAGCACACGGCCACATCTTCTAAAGACATCCTCTGAAGTCTACTATATTCTCCAAGGAGAAGGAATTATGACCATTAATGGTGAGAGGAAGAGAGTAAAATCGGGAGACACCGTATACATCCCACCAGCTGCAAAACAGTTCATCAATAATACGGGAAAAGAAAATCTTGTATTCGTATGTATGGTCAGTCCACCGTGGCACTCCGAAGATGAAGTTATTTTAGATGAGTAA
- a CDS encoding right-handed parallel beta-helix repeat-containing protein, which yields MMARIFRVKSVIAFFFLFSLVVGSTMLPNTGISPAANVTDGRQQLSPRVQVSYVERAPIVITSNANFSSMGFSGSGTALDPYIINGFNITSDSNCIDISDTDAYFVIRNCLLKSTQNLGIGVDFENVTHGTVEGNLITGKERAISLTSDNYNNTITNNTLNYSHYGIAVIYSNNNTLTNNSVSQNSWGGIYLDHANNNTVANNTISDNFSVGIEYYLSDDNSLINNIISHNQNDGIYFFSSDKNLVEGNRITQNSDDGIHLYSTSINNVIANNTITLNSRGIEFAFSSNNNELVNNTITGNSDDGVYINNSLDEIFTNNSLDHNGIYIYGTIVAAWHHTIGLDNIVNGLPVGYFWNLTSGTVDGSQYGQVILANCTGVTLEDGVFANVTSGVEFGYSSHCNMTNNTISDNSGDGLFLYAASDDVISNNTFASNSGTGIFSLSSDHNTIVNNTITDNSGVGLSLSTSGSNLISNNIIAHSHNHGISLTSSNDNIIDNNTIAQNTKNGIYFTSSSTNNSITNNDITNNDGNGVVFSSSCDNNTLRNNTISQNQLSGLYFSSTSDLTIVNNTISHNTYQGIFFTSSCNGSLIVNNSITYNSRGIDIGLHSVSNLIYQNVVAWNSQNAIDAGQSNQWNSSIGNYWSDYGGVGTYAISGSAGSIDYHPQLWPPDNDAPVIDHPVDMICNEGATGHVITWNPSDAHPTSYEVYRNGTVLESGSWDGSAISVNLDGLGLGVYNYTVKLFDVVGHWSTDTVFVTVVDGTAPTIDHPADITYEPGTTGHVITWNPSDAHPSRLELYRNSSLIYSGSWDGSSITVNVDALNEGAYNYTLVVYDAAGNNAKDTVFVIVTSGSTTATTTTTTTTTTTTTTTTGTTTTSGTTSPTTTSGTSPPNTPQPTPLSPAEILLIIIIGVTLGISVVIVVVYVDRRRKS from the coding sequence ATGATGGCGCGAATATTTCGTGTGAAATCAGTCATTGCTTTTTTCTTTTTATTTTCTCTTGTTGTTGGATCTACTATGCTCCCTAATACTGGGATCTCACCTGCGGCTAATGTCACTGATGGCCGTCAGCAGTTGAGTCCTCGTGTTCAGGTGTCATACGTAGAACGTGCTCCCATAGTCATTACCTCCAATGCGAACTTCAGCTCGATGGGTTTCTCTGGCAGTGGGACTGCGCTTGATCCATACATCATAAACGGCTTCAATATTACAAGTGATTCGAATTGCATTGATATTAGTGATACCGATGCATATTTTGTGATACGCAATTGTCTGCTCAAGAGCACTCAAAACTTGGGTATTGGCGTGGATTTTGAAAACGTGACTCACGGAACAGTAGAGGGCAACCTCATTACGGGAAAGGAACGTGCAATCAGTCTTACCTCTGATAATTACAATAACACGATTACTAATAACACACTCAATTACAGCCATTATGGAATTGCAGTCATTTATTCTAATAATAATACGCTGACCAATAATTCAGTTTCGCAGAACTCGTGGGGTGGAATTTACCTTGACCACGCAAACAACAATACGGTTGCTAACAATACGATTAGCGATAATTTCAGTGTTGGGATAGAATACTACTTATCGGATGATAACTCTCTCATTAACAACATAATTTCTCACAATCAAAATGATGGAATATACTTCTTTTCGTCCGACAAGAATTTAGTCGAAGGCAATAGAATCACTCAAAACTCAGACGATGGTATCCATCTCTATTCCACTTCAATTAACAACGTAATCGCAAACAATACAATCACCCTTAACTCACGTGGTATTGAATTTGCATTTTCGTCTAATAATAACGAATTAGTCAACAATACAATTACTGGGAACTCAGATGATGGAGTTTACATCAACAATTCTCTGGACGAAATATTTACAAATAATTCTCTTGATCATAATGGTATCTATATCTATGGGACGATCGTGGCCGCTTGGCATCATACAATCGGACTAGACAATATTGTCAATGGGCTTCCAGTTGGCTACTTTTGGAATCTCACCAGTGGAACTGTTGACGGTTCACAGTACGGGCAGGTCATTCTTGCCAACTGTACTGGTGTGACTCTGGAAGATGGTGTGTTCGCCAATGTTACTAGCGGTGTGGAATTCGGTTATTCCTCACATTGTAACATGACTAACAATACAATTTCTGATAATTCAGGTGATGGACTGTTCTTGTACGCCGCGAGCGATGATGTGATCTCAAACAACACTTTTGCTTCAAATTCTGGTACTGGGATCTTCTCACTCTCTTCAGATCATAATACGATAGTCAACAACACTATTACTGACAATTCCGGTGTGGGCCTCTCTCTCTCTACATCGGGCAGCAATTTGATCAGTAACAATATCATCGCTCATAGTCATAACCACGGTATTTCATTGACATCCTCGAACGATAATATCATTGATAACAACACGATCGCCCAGAACACAAAAAATGGGATCTATTTCACATCATCATCTACCAATAATTCGATCACTAATAATGACATCACCAATAATGACGGGAATGGAGTTGTCTTTTCATCCTCATGTGATAATAATACACTAAGAAATAATACAATCTCTCAGAATCAACTTAGCGGATTATACTTTTCCAGTACCAGTGACCTGACGATTGTCAATAATACGATCTCTCATAACACGTATCAAGGAATATTCTTTACATCTTCGTGTAATGGGAGCCTGATAGTAAATAATTCAATTACTTATAATTCTCGGGGTATCGATATTGGACTACACTCCGTTTCGAATTTGATCTATCAAAATGTGGTGGCTTGGAACTCACAAAATGCTATAGATGCTGGCCAATCTAATCAATGGAATTCCTCCATTGGTAATTATTGGTCTGACTACGGTGGTGTGGGAACCTATGCGATCTCGGGATCGGCAGGGAGTATTGACTATCACCCACAATTATGGCCTCCGGATAATGATGCTCCAGTAATTGACCATCCGGTCGATATGATCTGTAATGAGGGAGCCACTGGTCATGTCATCACGTGGAACCCATCTGATGCTCACCCAACGAGTTATGAGGTATACCGGAACGGAACGGTTCTGGAATCGGGTAGTTGGGATGGCAGTGCAATCTCTGTTAACTTAGATGGTCTTGGTCTTGGAGTATATAATTATACAGTAAAATTATTTGATGTGGTTGGGCATTGGTCCACAGATACTGTCTTTGTCACAGTTGTAGATGGCACCGCTCCAACAATCGATCATCCTGCTGACATCACTTATGAACCCGGAACTACTGGTCATGTCATCACATGGAACCCGTCTGATGCTCACCCCTCAAGGCTTGAGCTTTATCGGAATAGCTCTCTCATATATTCCGGTAGTTGGGATGGGAGCTCTATCACTGTGAATGTAGATGCTTTGAATGAGGGTGCATACAACTACACATTGGTCGTGTATGATGCGGCAGGGAATAATGCGAAGGACACAGTCTTTGTGATCGTGACTTCTGGTTCAACGACGGCTACCACGACAACGACCACTACTACAACAACCACTACTACCACGACTACTGGTACAACCACAACTTCAGGAACAACATCACCCACTACTACCTCCGGAACCTCTCCACCAAATACGCCTCAACCTACTCCGCTATCCCCTGCTGAGATTCTATTGATCATCATTATTGGCGTGACTCTCGGAATCTCTGTGGTTATTGTGGTTGTCTATGTCGATAGACGACGGAAGTCATAA
- a CDS encoding M23 family metallopeptidase, protein MARTFRIPFGHSNYYVAPVLTRNMMKKYTIFSLLLLIIGASIIGLGNLPDTPSPLLEFPIQQPDSIERLAAYHTPDWGEPGVYHNGIDLVVSENVTVISPCEGKIASVSESVNPYAGNVLFSVVITIDRVWEVKLVLEPGFTDSSNNSKQTDAITIEVGESVAAGATIATLLHSDHYPHLHYMLLYRGVDVSAYDFSSPSAKATFEEIATRSNSTIQYDYDLPKFTETLQWRIMTGGGGSLIILGLVVFIVRRRR, encoded by the coding sequence ATGGCAAGGACGTTTCGAATTCCATTTGGTCACAGTAACTATTATGTGGCCCCAGTACTGACGAGAAACATGATGAAAAAATATACTATTTTCTCATTGCTATTGCTGATTATAGGTGCTTCTATTATTGGTCTTGGAAATTTGCCCGATACGCCATCGCCACTGTTAGAATTTCCCATTCAGCAACCTGACTCAATTGAACGCTTGGCTGCATACCACACTCCCGATTGGGGCGAACCCGGAGTATATCATAATGGGATCGACTTGGTCGTTTCCGAAAATGTGACCGTGATCTCTCCCTGTGAAGGCAAGATCGCAAGTGTCAGTGAGAGCGTGAATCCTTATGCCGGAAATGTTCTCTTCAGTGTGGTCATAACCATCGATCGAGTGTGGGAGGTAAAGCTTGTACTCGAACCGGGATTTACTGACTCTTCGAATAATTCCAAGCAGACAGATGCTATCACGATCGAGGTCGGTGAGTCTGTTGCAGCAGGTGCAACAATTGCTACCTTACTCCACAGCGATCATTATCCACACCTGCACTATATGCTCCTGTATAGAGGGGTGGATGTTTCGGCATACGACTTCTCTTCACCAAGTGCAAAGGCCACGTTCGAGGAGATCGCAACAAGGAGCAACAGCACCATTCAGTATGACTATGACCTGCCAAAATTCACAGAGACCCTCCAATGGCGTATCATGACCGGGGGCGGCGGATCTCTTATCATTCTTGGTCTAGTGGTCTTCATAGTGAGGCGACGGAGGTAA
- a CDS encoding sulfite exporter TauE/SafE family protein: protein MDYMQFLLLTGIVGLISGFASGFFGIGGGSVRIPLLNLIGFSLITAYGMNLMALPVTTLMGAVSHREHIDFHLGKYMILGGTLGTVVGTLIAFHLAYSSLLLAIVFVIVSILSVLALNFSTLAPNTSQQMHPTFPALSSSIFVSNVLTGMRGGSEGSLFVPILRLFNVDMRRAIATALFAAVFTSLVGVFLYWSQSYLLVVEGLVVLLGSTIGARFGSFFSLKTKPRWLEHGLSILIIVLAFATLLRALFP from the coding sequence ATGGATTATATGCAGTTCCTTCTCCTCACTGGGATTGTCGGGTTGATCTCTGGTTTTGCAAGTGGGTTCTTTGGTATTGGTGGTGGCTCCGTTCGGATCCCACTATTGAACCTCATCGGTTTCTCTCTGATCACTGCATACGGCATGAATCTGATGGCCTTGCCCGTCACGACTCTCATGGGCGCGGTCTCTCATAGAGAACACATCGATTTTCATCTCGGCAAGTATATGATCCTTGGAGGCACCCTTGGAACTGTGGTTGGTACGCTGATCGCCTTTCACCTCGCGTATTCCTCGCTTCTGTTGGCGATCGTCTTTGTTATCGTCTCGATCCTATCAGTCTTGGCTCTGAATTTTAGCACGCTCGCCCCTAACACGTCTCAACAAATGCATCCGACTTTTCCCGCTCTCTCCTCTAGCATATTTGTCAGTAACGTTCTCACAGGCATGAGAGGTGGAAGTGAAGGATCTCTGTTCGTTCCTATTCTTCGACTATTCAATGTAGACATGCGTCGGGCGATTGCGACTGCTCTATTTGCTGCCGTGTTCACCTCACTTGTCGGGGTCTTTCTCTATTGGAGCCAGAGTTACCTCCTAGTCGTTGAAGGGCTGGTCGTACTTCTCGGATCCACAATTGGTGCACGCTTTGGCAGCTTCTTCTCGCTCAAGACAAAACCACGATGGCTGGAGCATGGTCTCTCTATACTCATTATAGTGCTTGCATTTGCCACACTCTTGAGGGCATTGTTTCCATAG